One genomic window of Daphnia pulex isolate KAP4 chromosome 10, ASM2113471v1 includes the following:
- the LOC124205677 gene encoding peroxisome biogenesis factor 10-like, whose amino-acid sequence MAVFVEANPPEILRASQKDESYINTIKNELADIVQRLFGNQTWLKVQWLSDLTCVFLYYTLTTLLDNQTLGEEYVGLIQVNPTLRALPSKLTRLTAITLQVLGPRLFSQVMKKLDTWLRNPENIPDLTPKARDYILLLTELIHSSSFWVGRLNLVLFYMYGKYYRLSQRMAKIHYVFATDYLKTENYNPTFKFIGQMALTHLVLLLLTNSITKWKNGSSKNNSSAISVVDSSSEKCAGTSPSTTAKCSLCWDSRKNTACTPCGHLFCWQCILQWLQTKHECPLCRESVQPSRIVPLLNYE is encoded by the exons atggCCGTGTTCGTGGAAGCCAATCCACCCGAGATCCTTCGAGCCTCCCAAAAGGATGAGTCTTATATCAACACCATCAAGAACGAACTGGCTGACATTGTACAACGTCTTTTCG GAAATCAGACATGGCTGAAGGTCCAGTGGCTATCGGACCTCACCTGTGTCTTCCTATATTACACCTTGACCACCTTGTTGGACAATCAAACCCTCGGAGAGGAATATGTAGGGCTCATACAAGTCAATCCAACATTAAGGGCTCTTCCCTCTAAATTG ACAAGGCTTACTGCCATCACTCTGCAAGTATTAGGACCACGGCTGTTCAGTCAAGTCATGAAAAAGCTGGACACCTGGCTACGAAATCCAGAAAATATCCCTGATTTAACACCCAAAGCCAGAGATTACATTTTATTGCTGACAGAGCTGATTCACAGCAGCAGTTTTTGGGTGGGGCGACTCAACTTGGTTTTATTCTACATGTACGGGAAATACTACAGGCTATCTCAGAGAATGGCCAAGATCCATTAC GTATTCGCTACAGACTacttgaaaacagaaaattacaACCCAACATTCAAGTTCATTGGGCAAATGGCCCTTACACACCTTGTTCTACTTTTACTTACAAATTCCAttaccaaatggaaaaatggcAGTTCCAAAAACAATTCCAGTGCAATTTCG GTGGTGGACAGTTCTAGTGAAAAATGTGCTGGCACATCACCCTCGACAACAGCGAAATGTTCCCTTTGTTGGGattcaagaaaaaacacaGCCTGCACCCCATGTGGCCACCTGTTCTGCTGGCAATGTATTTTGCAATGGTTGCAAACCAAGCATGAGTGTCCTCTTTGCAGAGAAAGTGTGCAACCTTCAAGAATTGTGCCATTATTGAATTATGAATAA
- the LOC124205678 gene encoding uncharacterized protein LOC124205678 isoform X1 encodes MRRSLWFVILVIVPNSFQNSTAPNNLSEETSAMDIEGDEMQTRILNRKPNRYPSKIYKEYQSLYRPPCFDVACPVDDSYPIDFVSSVVANNLALMEQLHSMLYRYPAEKLILLENATDSYRVKGNFACESDVVWLKLGWAHDVTGRNLLVVNTPRYPQIHRLETCRYAGKHCEFLPPCYRSRCQQRYTHKHMIVIDPAQLSGGPFVDLLPLPSSCSCFVENFVYF; translated from the exons ATGCGACGCTCGCTATGGTTTGTCATTCTGGTCATCGTCCCAAATTCGTTCCAGAATTCCACAG CTCCCAACAATTTATCAGAAGAAACCTCTGCGATGGATATTGAAGGTGACGAAATGCAAACGAGAATTCTCAACCGAAAACCCAATCGTTACCCAAGCAAAATCTACAAAGAATATCAATCATTATATCGACCGCCGTGTTTTGACGTCGCCTGTCCGGTCGACGATTCGTACCccat AGATTTTGTCTCGTCTGTGGTGGCCAACAATCTGGCGCTGATGGAACAACTCCATTCCATGCTGTACCGTTATCCTGCGGAGAAATTAATTCTATTAGAAAATGCTACAGATTCTTATAG ggttAAAGGTAATTTTGCGTGCGAGTCGGATGTAGTTTGGTTAAAACTGGGCTGGGCTCACGACGTCACAGGCCGGAACCTCTTGGTAGTCAACACGCCTCGTTACCCACAGATTCACCGTCTGGAAACGTGCAG gTACGCTGGTAAACATTGCGAGTTCTTGCCACCCTGTTACCGATCGAG gtGTCAGCAAAGATATACTCACAAACACATGATAGTCATCGATCCAGCGCAACTGAGCGGCGGACCCTTTGTCGATCTGCTCCCGCTGCCTTCATCCTGTTCTTGTTTCGTCGAAAATTTcgtttacttttaa
- the LOC124205678 gene encoding uncharacterized protein LOC124205678 isoform X2: MRRSLWFVILVIVPNSFQNSTEETSAMDIEGDEMQTRILNRKPNRYPSKIYKEYQSLYRPPCFDVACPVDDSYPIDFVSSVVANNLALMEQLHSMLYRYPAEKLILLENATDSYRVKGNFACESDVVWLKLGWAHDVTGRNLLVVNTPRYPQIHRLETCRYAGKHCEFLPPCYRSRCQQRYTHKHMIVIDPAQLSGGPFVDLLPLPSSCSCFVENFVYF; encoded by the exons ATGCGACGCTCGCTATGGTTTGTCATTCTGGTCATCGTCCCAAATTCGTTCCAGAATTCCACAG AAGAAACCTCTGCGATGGATATTGAAGGTGACGAAATGCAAACGAGAATTCTCAACCGAAAACCCAATCGTTACCCAAGCAAAATCTACAAAGAATATCAATCATTATATCGACCGCCGTGTTTTGACGTCGCCTGTCCGGTCGACGATTCGTACCccat AGATTTTGTCTCGTCTGTGGTGGCCAACAATCTGGCGCTGATGGAACAACTCCATTCCATGCTGTACCGTTATCCTGCGGAGAAATTAATTCTATTAGAAAATGCTACAGATTCTTATAG ggttAAAGGTAATTTTGCGTGCGAGTCGGATGTAGTTTGGTTAAAACTGGGCTGGGCTCACGACGTCACAGGCCGGAACCTCTTGGTAGTCAACACGCCTCGTTACCCACAGATTCACCGTCTGGAAACGTGCAG gTACGCTGGTAAACATTGCGAGTTCTTGCCACCCTGTTACCGATCGAG gtGTCAGCAAAGATATACTCACAAACACATGATAGTCATCGATCCAGCGCAACTGAGCGGCGGACCCTTTGTCGATCTGCTCCCGCTGCCTTCATCCTGTTCTTGTTTCGTCGAAAATTTcgtttacttttaa
- the LOC124205674 gene encoding solute carrier family 12 member 8-like: MANEARTDRRPVDWARFGLSSEQNSAFSEVQFANKPSVLDESSYGGQAIRDNELYTEEQGEKPWWKSNFFISQPVLFGTWDGVFTSVMVNIFGVIIFLRSGWVVAQAGIGLSILLVFCTVGIILVSVLSAIGIIERCKVESGGVYFLLSYVLGSRIAAAVGLLYCFGQAVGGALCLMGFAESIAGLIEVDAQYIPWVQRGLATVVVFILASFNIAGVKWVIKLQFLLLFAMLLAAVDFIIGSFVNKPDLENGFIGWSTELMANNTGPAFTEGENWFTVLGVYFPTVTGVMAGINMSGDLRNPSRDIPNGTLSAIGLSCFLYTSFILILGSTCVRDLLYTNYLIAAKVSALEVLFFAGLYISSLSSSLGTFYGTPRVLQSIASQKVIPFIRVLANGRGPNRVPVYALMVAASVTLLFIWVGQLNTLAPIVTMPFLLTYATIDYAYFALAQSFNIQQAREERFRQQSSTKTLTAGGPSTSYGSTTGPSRFDSGDLDELFPERVHHRSPSRELSLSPTSPVPGEDLPTAPASQVGSAVTSPASASNKSISEQQQKKINIGRKSTSWYSLFLNRWVSFFGFLVKIAMMFFVHWVYALVNLAVVFLVWFYIGRANPGVAPGVTADFRFFTWFQQGIAAMCGRKAKGYEEIVVTSVDPHMDTEASQLTEENEDFASRSRYHQTSTVRGRNLDDRPEDELALVP, encoded by the exons ATGGCCAACGAAGCCCGTACCGATCGTCGGCCTGTCGACTGGGCTAGATTTGGATTGTCGTCAGAGCAAAACAGTGCATTTAGTGAAGTCCAGTTTGCTAATAAACCTTCAGTTCTTGATGAATCCAGCTACGGAGGACAAGCCATCAGAGATAATGAGCTGTACACTGAAGAACAG GGTGAGAAACCGTGGTGGAAgtcaaatttctttatttcccaaCCAGTTTTGTTTGGAACGTGGGATGGGGTCTTCACGTCTGTCATGGTCAACATATTTGGTGTCATCATCTTTCTGCGATCAGGATGGGTTGTAGCTCAAGCAGGAATTGGCCTGTCCATCTTGTTGGTCTTTTGTACAG TTGGCATAATTCTTGTCTCTGTGCTCTCTGCAATCGGTATTATTGAGAGATGTAAAGTTGAGAGTGGAGGAGTGTATTTTCTACTTAGTTACGTCCTCGGTTCGCGAATAGCAGCTGCTGTAGGTCTTCTCTACTGTTTTGGACAG gCTGTAGGTGGGGCTCTATGTCTTATGGGATTTGCCGAGTCAATAGCTGGTTTGATCGAAGTCGATGCACAATATATACCATGGGTCCAAAGAGGATTAGCAACGGTCGTCGTCTTTATCCTGGCGTCGTTCAATATTGCCGGCGTAAAGTGGGTTATTAAACTCCAATTCCTTCTCCTCTTTGCCATGCTACTTGCAGCTGTGGACTTCATCATTGGCAGCTTTGTGAACAAGCCCGATCTCG AAAACGGTTTTATTGGGTGGAGCACCGAATTAATGGCCAATAACACGGGACCGGCCTTTACTGAAGGCGAGAACTGGTTCACTGTGCTTGGTGTATACTTTCCTACAGTGACTGGTGTCATGGCCGGCATTA acaTGTCTGGTGATCTCAGAAATCCGTCACGTGATATTCCGAATGGAACACTATCCGCCATTGGCTTGAG ctgCTTTCTCTATACgtcatttattttgattttgggttCCACGTGTGTCCGTGATCTCCTGTACACCAACTACTTAATCGCCGCTAAAGTGTCAGCTCTCG AGGTCCTGTTCTTTGCTGGACTCTACATTTCATCGCTATCGAGCAGTTTGGGCACTTTTTACGGTACTCCTCGCGTTCTGCAATCCATCGCCAGTCAGAAAGTCATTCCCTTTATCCGCGTTTTAGCCAACGGG aGAGGACCCAATCGTGTTCCAGTCTACGCTCTAATGGTTGCAGCCTCTGTGACTTTGCTTTTCATCTGGGTGGGCCAACTAAACACCCTTGCGCCTATCGTCACCATGCCTTTCTTACTGACTTACGCCACCATCGACTACGCTTATTTCGCTTTGGCCCAGTCATTCAACATTCAACAGGCTCGCGAAGAACGTTTCCG aCAACAATCATCAACCAAGACACTGACAGCTGGCGGCCCTTCTACTTCTTACGGATCAACCACGGGTCCCAGTCGATTTGACTCCGGTGATTTGGATGAACTGTTTCCTGAACGGGTCCATCATCGATCACCATCA AGAGAATTAAGTCTTTCACCCACTAGTCCCGTGCCTGGCGAAGACCTTCCTACAGCTCCAGCCAGTCAAGTTGGGTCAGCTGTGACTTCGCCGGCCAGCGCCAGTAACAAATCCATtagtgaacaacaacaaaagaagattaaTATTGGTCGTAAATCGACCAGTTGGTATTCCTTGTTCCTTAATCGATGGGTCTCATTCTTCGgg TTTTTAGTCAAGATCGCCATGATGTTCTTTGTTCACTGGGTGTACGCCCTGGTTAATTTGGCCGTCGTTTTCCTCGTTTGGTTTTACATTGGTCGGGCCAATCCTGGTGTAGCACCTGGTGTCACTGCAGATTTCCGTTTCTTTACTTGGTTCCAACAAGGAATTGCGGCCATGTGCGG GCGAAAAGCAAAGGGCTACGAAGAGATTGTAGTCACTTCAGTCGATCCCCATATGGACACTGAAGCCTCCCAGCTGACCGAAGAGAATGAAGATTTCGCTTCCCGCAGTCGCTATCACCAAACTTCGACCGTCCGTGGACGCAACTTGGATGACAGACCTGAAGATGAATTAGCTCTGGTCCCTTag
- the LOC124205673 gene encoding uncharacterized protein LOC124205673 isoform X1 produces the protein MMRRAKVLRNALLFSRPCRLKSLKRSDAKWTLRHLSKMFISSQRTIFCLVIWIVHLVEDGEARQRLYHEGNPLIEEFVIYPWVGPVFQPNYRPSTFRDLYGTRPNEGRKLWSKLMNSFRKGNVFRPSVLPIAQTLNGMGTGTELANNLIAAMGVEGLQRIAELVANHLPGVIGPPGPPGPQGSPGSSGSGWVGQLPEGFPTLGANGGEKGETGGWVQGPQILPPEWLKGEKGEKGERGDCTCQEVITTPATTECPTTSPSTTEVPPTTTETAETTTGTETTTEVPLTTTETTTEVLPTTTDALPTTKVPPTTEIPPTTIETTTEVPLTTTEVPPTTEVMPTTLETTTEVLPTTTDALPTTEVPPTTEVLPTAATTEVPPTTTEALPPTTETTNTDPTTEGQTSTDEGEPTTTTEESTTEGLITTTTTDEATPTTPTTEQTEVTDAMTTSVTSPGSTTDEATTHETTTNMTPEPTDFTTKEEEMTTDEVTTTTTPEETTTTESTNAPTTTPVPTTQTDASTETTEEPTTTTTTTPTTTTTTKKPPPTEPVVVDCGETIIYQNATWESSNLFNLESMPDICVLTIRLNSSESDKVEQEPICQIRLDFNQFSIAQPNRQSNCVTDNFKAFNAENHIPTICGDNPGQHLYLKPRNRAKEVQLVFKFGQSPIRRFWNMHVTLVPCCADHLLAPIDCLQYFNDYRGIVKSFNWIDSPSVNKASNHPRQLANQQYNICFKADSMAKSICYTPCKTTGLAFSISQNALRGPFRAGVGVTDCNEDFLLIANGYDKFNKGQRNDRFCGTIFNPNGNVTANHVDQIAAGSTTICSDIKPFQFHYTTNMNELPVDVANNGFCLQYNQEMNKNLPLILDEKNYYSQLAEYN, from the exons ATGATGAGACGTGCAAAAGTACTACGCAATGCTTTGCTTTTCTCACGACCTTGTCGTCTGAAATCTTTAAAAAGGAGCGACGCAAAGTGGACGCTTCGGCACTTGTCAAAGATGTTCATTTCGTCTCAGCGGACAATCTTTTGCTTGGTTATATGGATCGTCCATTTAGTCGAGGATGGAGAAGCCAGGCAACGATTATACCACGAGGGAAATCCTTTGATAGAAGAATTCGTGATTTATCCCTGGGTCGGTCCGGTATTTCAACCCAATTATCGTCCATCTACTTTTCGAG ATTTGTATGGAACGAGGCCGAATGAAGGGCGAAAGTTGTGGTCGAAATTAATGAATAGCTTCAGGAAAGGCAACGTGTTTCGACCGTCCGTCCTTCCGATAGCACAAACGCTCAATGGAATGGGGACAGGGACAG AGTTGGCAAATAACTTGATAGCCGCTATGGGAGTAGAGGGACTGCAACGGATCGCTGAATTAGTGGCAAATCATCTACCGGGAGTCATCGGACCACCGGGACCGCCTGGACCGCAAGGATCGCCAGGATCGTCAGGATCCGGGTGGGTTGGGCAACTTCCGGAAGGTTTTCCAACATTGGGAGCGAATGGTGGCGAAAAGGGTGAAACAGGTGGATGGGTACAGGGGCCACAGATATTACCACCTGAGTGGCTGAAAGGtgagaaaggagaaaagggagaaagaggCGACTGCACTTGCCAGGAAGTAATCACGACGCCGGCAACTACCGAGTGCCCAACCACCAGTCCTTCAACAACAGAAGtgccgccaacaacaacagaaacagcagaaacaacaacaggaacagaaacaacaacagaagttCCACTAACgacaacagaaacaacaacagaagttCTGCCAACAACAACGGACGCgctgccaacaacaaaagttcCGCCAACAACAGAAATTCCGCCAACAACaatagaaacaacaacagaagttCCGCTAACGACAACAGAAGTTCCACCAACAACTGAAGTTATGCCAACAACAttagaaacaacaacagaagttTTGCCAACAACAACGGACGCGCTGCCAACAACAGAAGTTCCGCCAACGACTGAGGTTctgccaacagcagcaacaacagaagttccgccaacaacaacagaagctctgccaccaacaacagaaacaacaaacactGATCCAACCACAGAGGGCCAAACGAGCACCGACGAGGGagagccaacaacaacaacagaagagtCAACAACAGAAGGactaataacaacaacaacaaccgatgAAGCGACCCCAACCACACCAACAACTGAGCAAACTGAAGTGACGGATGCAATGACAACGTCTGTTACCTCCCCTGGATCAACAACAGACGAAGCAACAACCcatgaaacaacaacaaatatgaCACCGGAACCAACTGATTTcacgacaaaagaagaagaaatgacgaCGGACGAGGTCACCACCACGACAACACCAGAAGAAACAACCACCACTGAATCAACAAATGCGCCAACAACGACACCTGTGCCAACTACACAAACAGACGCATCAACCGAAACAACCGAAGAgcccaccacaacaacaactacgactcccaccacaacaacaacaacaaaaaaaccgcCTCCTACGGAACCAGTTGTCGTCGACTGTGGCGAGACAATCATCTATCAAAATGCGACATGGGAATCGTCCAACTTATTCAACTTGGAATCAATGCCCGACATTTGCGTGTTGACCATCCGATTGAATTCCAGCGAGAGCGACAAAGTTGAACAAGAACCCATCTGCCAAATACG ACTCGATTTCAACCAATTTTCCATCGCTCAGCCCAACCGACAGAGCAACTGCGTCACCGACAATTTCAAAGCTTTCAACGCTGAAAATCATATCCCAACGATATGCGGCGACAACCCAGGCCAACACT TGTATTTAAAGCCAAGAAACCGCGCGAAAGAAGTCCAATTGGTTTTCAAATTCGGCCAATCTCCAATTAGACGATTTTGGAACATGCACGTCACTCTAGTTCCCTGCTGTGCCGATCATCTCTTGG CGCCTATTGATTGCCTGCAATACTTCAACGATTACCGAGGGATTGTCAAATCTTTTAACTGGATCGATTCACCATCCGTAAACAAAGCGTCAAACCACCCGAGGCAATTGGCCAATCAACAGTACAACATTTGCTTCAAAGCAGATTCC ATGGCCAAATCAATTTGCTACACCCCTTGTAAAACGACTGGATTGGCGTTCAGTATAAGCCAAAATGCTCTTCGGGGTCCATTCCGTGCGGGAGTGGGCGTAACCGATTGCAATGAGGACTTTTTACTCATCGCCAACGGTTACGACAAATTCAACAAGGGCCAAAGGAACGACAGATTCTGCGGCACTATATTCAATCCTAACGGAAATGTCACGGCCAATCACGTAGACCAAATCGCTGCTGGATCGACCACTATTTGCT CCGACATCAAACCGTTTCAATTTCACTACACGACCAACATGAACGAGCTTCCGGTAGATGTGGCCAACAACGGATTTTGCTTGCAATACaatcaagaaatgaataaaaacctACCGCTCATTTTGGATGAGAAGAATTACTATTCTCAATTGGCCGAATACAATTAA
- the LOC124205673 gene encoding uncharacterized protein LOC124205673 isoform X2: protein MMRRAKVLRNALLFSRPCRLKSLKRSDAKWTLRHLSKMFISSQRTIFCLVIWIVHLVEDGEARQRLYHEGNPLIEEFVIYPWVGPVFQPNYRPSTFRDLYGTRPNEGRKLWSKLMNSFRKGNVFRPSVLPIAQTLNGMGTGTELANNLIAAMGVEGLQRIAELVANHLPGVIGPPGPPGPQGSPGSSGSGWVGQLPEGFPTLGANGGEKGETGGWVQGPQILPPEWLKGEKGEKGERGDCTCQEVITTPATTECPTTSPSTTEVPPTTTETAETTTGTETTTEVPLTTTETTTEVLPTTTEVPLTTTEVPPTTEVMPTTLETTTEVLPTTTDALPTTEVPPTTEVLPTAATTEVPPTTTEALPPTTETTNTDPTTEGQTSTDEGEPTTTTEESTTEGLITTTTTDEATPTTPTTEQTEVTDAMTTSVTSPGSTTDEATTHETTTNMTPEPTDFTTKEEEMTTDEVTTTTTPEETTTTESTNAPTTTPVPTTQTDASTETTEEPTTTTTTTPTTTTTTKKPPPTEPVVVDCGETIIYQNATWESSNLFNLESMPDICVLTIRLNSSESDKVEQEPICQIRLDFNQFSIAQPNRQSNCVTDNFKAFNAENHIPTICGDNPGQHLYLKPRNRAKEVQLVFKFGQSPIRRFWNMHVTLVPCCADHLLAPIDCLQYFNDYRGIVKSFNWIDSPSVNKASNHPRQLANQQYNICFKADSMAKSICYTPCKTTGLAFSISQNALRGPFRAGVGVTDCNEDFLLIANGYDKFNKGQRNDRFCGTIFNPNGNVTANHVDQIAAGSTTICSDIKPFQFHYTTNMNELPVDVANNGFCLQYNQEMNKNLPLILDEKNYYSQLAEYN, encoded by the exons ATGATGAGACGTGCAAAAGTACTACGCAATGCTTTGCTTTTCTCACGACCTTGTCGTCTGAAATCTTTAAAAAGGAGCGACGCAAAGTGGACGCTTCGGCACTTGTCAAAGATGTTCATTTCGTCTCAGCGGACAATCTTTTGCTTGGTTATATGGATCGTCCATTTAGTCGAGGATGGAGAAGCCAGGCAACGATTATACCACGAGGGAAATCCTTTGATAGAAGAATTCGTGATTTATCCCTGGGTCGGTCCGGTATTTCAACCCAATTATCGTCCATCTACTTTTCGAG ATTTGTATGGAACGAGGCCGAATGAAGGGCGAAAGTTGTGGTCGAAATTAATGAATAGCTTCAGGAAAGGCAACGTGTTTCGACCGTCCGTCCTTCCGATAGCACAAACGCTCAATGGAATGGGGACAGGGACAG AGTTGGCAAATAACTTGATAGCCGCTATGGGAGTAGAGGGACTGCAACGGATCGCTGAATTAGTGGCAAATCATCTACCGGGAGTCATCGGACCACCGGGACCGCCTGGACCGCAAGGATCGCCAGGATCGTCAGGATCCGGGTGGGTTGGGCAACTTCCGGAAGGTTTTCCAACATTGGGAGCGAATGGTGGCGAAAAGGGTGAAACAGGTGGATGGGTACAGGGGCCACAGATATTACCACCTGAGTGGCTGAAAGGtgagaaaggagaaaagggagaaagaggCGACTGCACTTGCCAGGAAGTAATCACGACGCCGGCAACTACCGAGTGCCCAACCACCAGTCCTTCAACAACAGAAGtgccgccaacaacaacagaaacagcagaaacaacaacaggaacagaaacaacaacagaagttCCACTAACgacaacagaaacaacaacagaagttCTGCC aacaacaacagaagttCCGCTAACGACAACAGAAGTTCCACCAACAACTGAAGTTATGCCAACAACAttagaaacaacaacagaagttTTGCCAACAACAACGGACGCGCTGCCAACAACAGAAGTTCCGCCAACGACTGAGGTTctgccaacagcagcaacaacagaagttccgccaacaacaacagaagctctgccaccaacaacagaaacaacaaacactGATCCAACCACAGAGGGCCAAACGAGCACCGACGAGGGagagccaacaacaacaacagaagagtCAACAACAGAAGGactaataacaacaacaacaaccgatgAAGCGACCCCAACCACACCAACAACTGAGCAAACTGAAGTGACGGATGCAATGACAACGTCTGTTACCTCCCCTGGATCAACAACAGACGAAGCAACAACCcatgaaacaacaacaaatatgaCACCGGAACCAACTGATTTcacgacaaaagaagaagaaatgacgaCGGACGAGGTCACCACCACGACAACACCAGAAGAAACAACCACCACTGAATCAACAAATGCGCCAACAACGACACCTGTGCCAACTACACAAACAGACGCATCAACCGAAACAACCGAAGAgcccaccacaacaacaactacgactcccaccacaacaacaacaacaaaaaaaccgcCTCCTACGGAACCAGTTGTCGTCGACTGTGGCGAGACAATCATCTATCAAAATGCGACATGGGAATCGTCCAACTTATTCAACTTGGAATCAATGCCCGACATTTGCGTGTTGACCATCCGATTGAATTCCAGCGAGAGCGACAAAGTTGAACAAGAACCCATCTGCCAAATACG ACTCGATTTCAACCAATTTTCCATCGCTCAGCCCAACCGACAGAGCAACTGCGTCACCGACAATTTCAAAGCTTTCAACGCTGAAAATCATATCCCAACGATATGCGGCGACAACCCAGGCCAACACT TGTATTTAAAGCCAAGAAACCGCGCGAAAGAAGTCCAATTGGTTTTCAAATTCGGCCAATCTCCAATTAGACGATTTTGGAACATGCACGTCACTCTAGTTCCCTGCTGTGCCGATCATCTCTTGG CGCCTATTGATTGCCTGCAATACTTCAACGATTACCGAGGGATTGTCAAATCTTTTAACTGGATCGATTCACCATCCGTAAACAAAGCGTCAAACCACCCGAGGCAATTGGCCAATCAACAGTACAACATTTGCTTCAAAGCAGATTCC ATGGCCAAATCAATTTGCTACACCCCTTGTAAAACGACTGGATTGGCGTTCAGTATAAGCCAAAATGCTCTTCGGGGTCCATTCCGTGCGGGAGTGGGCGTAACCGATTGCAATGAGGACTTTTTACTCATCGCCAACGGTTACGACAAATTCAACAAGGGCCAAAGGAACGACAGATTCTGCGGCACTATATTCAATCCTAACGGAAATGTCACGGCCAATCACGTAGACCAAATCGCTGCTGGATCGACCACTATTTGCT CCGACATCAAACCGTTTCAATTTCACTACACGACCAACATGAACGAGCTTCCGGTAGATGTGGCCAACAACGGATTTTGCTTGCAATACaatcaagaaatgaataaaaacctACCGCTCATTTTGGATGAGAAGAATTACTATTCTCAATTGGCCGAATACAATTAA
- the LOC124205676 gene encoding uncharacterized protein LOC124205676: protein MTQVFIKPMKSSHIFSQTVAAGSLNFIYEIWKTDPTGVRNEWKWPSSHESMHSWLPQPFKQQHSLYFTLENNCQLLKVSQEFKMSNCCSAWRRNEKCRNIVLMGFVMLIIAPYFQMLLSIKMSACNQQGKKEKCCSGSYWDALLDSEFLTGNQLMKYLMWTNRTSCQLSHDIGGKMLRNPSGIDGQLAVCIDPQVAPKPEECLVYSFGINDDWSFEEQMEKYGCQVFAFDSNMKVKQHDHTPGIHFYDWGLSDRDEISNNLTFHSLSTIYEKLGHVNKTIDYLKIDTEGSEWRILRHMLEVGVLSQVRQLGIEIHLDGGKSIDQFRLSAKLLRSLENSGMVRFDAKHNPWYKGNFERLKLTGPYGIEIAWYNSKLLYNNMSSAL from the coding sequence ATGACACAGGTCTTTATCAAGCCAATGAAATCGTCCCACATTTTTTCTCAAACAGTTGCCGCAGGTAGTTTGAATTTTATATACGAAATATGGAAAACAGACCCGACAGGTGTACGGAACGAATGGAAATGGCCCAGCTCACACGAGTCTATGCATTCGTGGCTGCCACAACCATTTAAGCAACAACATTCGCTTTATTTTACACTGGAAAATAACTGCCAACTACTGAAGGTTAGTCAAGAATTCAAAATGTCGAATTGCTGCAGCGCTTGGAGGCGAAATGAAAAGTGCCGAAACATTGTACTAATGGGTTTTGTCATGTTAATAATCGCCCCCTATTTTCAAATGCTACTCTCCATCAAAATGAGCGCCTGCaatcaacaaggaaaaaaggaaaagtgttGCTCCGGCTCCTATTGGGACGCTCTGCTCGACTCGGAATTCTTGACTGGGAACCAACtcatgaaatatttaatgtgGACTAATCGAACGTCGTGCCAATTGTCTCACGATATCGGAGGCAAAATGCTGCGCAATCCATCGGGAATCGATGGGCAGTTGGCTGTTTGCATCGATCCTCAAGTGGCTCCTAAACCGGAAGAATGTCTGGTGTACTCTTTCGGCATCAACGACGACTGGTCGTTCGAAGAGCAAATGGAAAAATACGGATGTCAAGTGTTTGCCTTCGACTCGAATATGAAGGTGAAACAACACGACCACACCCCTGGCATCCATTTTTACGACTGGGGACTCAGCGATCGGGATGAAATCTCAAACAATTTGACTTTCCATTCACTGTCGACCATCTACGAGAAATTGGGACACGTCAACAAGACAATCGACTATTTGAAAATAGACACGGAGGGATCTGAATGGAGAATTCTACGTCACATGTTGGAGGTCGGCGTGTTGTCTCAAGTTCGCCAACTCGGCATAGAAATTCACCTCGACGGTGGCAAGTCTATCGATCAATTTCGCCTATCTGCCAAATTGTTGAGAAGTTTAGAAAACTCGGGCATGGTCCGCTTTGACGCTAAACATAACCCCTGGTATAAAGGGAATTTCGAGAGATTAAAATTAACCGGACCTTACGGCATAGAAATCGCGTGGTATAACAGCAAACTGTTGTATAATAACATGTCAAGCGCATTATAA